The Andreesenia angusta genome contains the following window.
TCTCTATCTCCTCTATCTTCTCTCCAGTGAACTTAGAGTAGATTGTAAGCAAGTTCTTTATTCCAGGCTGTTCATCGCTGTACTTCACCACTCCTAGAGAGTCTGTCACAGCCCTCTTTATCTTTCTCTTTATGGTGGCCTCGTCGTCTAGCAGGAGTATATATGCGTTAGGATCCTCGTCAGACTTGGACATCTTCTTTCCTGGCTCTTGAAGACTCATTATCTTGGCTCCGAATTCAGATATGAATGGCTCCGGCACAGTGAAAGTCTCGCTGTATCTGTTGTTGAACCTCTCGGCCAAGTCTCTCGCAAGCTCTAGATGCTGCTTCTGGTCCTCTCCTACAGGAACTACGTCGGCATCGTAGAGCAGTATATCTGCCGCCATAAGCACTGGATATGTGAAAAGCCCTGCATTTAGATTTTGCTCGCTTTTTTGAGACTTCTCCTTGTACTGTGTCATCCTGTTTAGCTGCCCCATGTAGGTCATGGTGTTCAGCACCCATCCAAGCTCGGCATGGGCGCTCACATGCGACTGTATAAAGAGCGTGTTCTTCTCAGGGTCAAGTCCGCAGGCAAGGTATAGCGCCAGTATCTCTAGCGTGTTTTTCCTGAGGTCTTTAGGCTCCTGTGGAACCGTTATAGCGTGCATATCCACTACGCAGTAGTAGCAGTCGTACTCCTCTTGAAGCTGAACCCAGTTCTTTATGGCTCCAAGGTAGTTCCCTATAGTGAGGGCTCCAGACGGCTGCACTCCGCTGAATATAGTTTTCTTATCTTCCATAGTTATTCTCCTTTGTACTTCTCTGTATTCATAGCTTATATTATATATTTATTTCCCGGATAGTTCAAATATATTCCCATTTCACTTGTCTGCTCTTTAGCTGAAATAGTTTTTGAAAGTAAATCTTTATTTTTGGATATAGTTGTTTTTAAGTGGGTATAATAGATACAAATACGATCTGGGAGTGATTTTAGATGAAAAAAATAACACTGTACACTAAAGACTACTGTCCTTACTGCAAGAGCGCAGCTGCGCTGCTTGAAGAGAAAGGCGTTGAATTTACGGAGCTTGACGTCACAAATGACCAGGCTGAGCTTGACAAGGCCATAGCGATTTCAAACTGCAAGACAGTTCCGCAGCTCTTCGTAAACGGGAAGTTTATAGGGGGCTTTGACGACATGAAAGACCTAGACGACAAAAAAGAGCTAGACGACATACTTGGCGTTCCTTGCCAAGGCTACTGCTAAGATGCAAAAGAGCCGAGAAAAAATTCTCGGCTCTTTTTTAATGAGGAAGCATGTAGAACATAGTGAAGAAGTGGCATGCACTTCCGCCCAGCACAAACATATGCCATATGGCATGGTTGTACTTGAGTCCTTTCAGGCTGTAGAAAACCGCTCCTATAGTGTATATAAGCCCACCAGCCACCAGAAACACCATACTCTTCATGCTGAGCAGCTCTGCAAGCGGCTTTATCGCAAACACTATTATCCAGCCCATAGCCACGTACATAACAGTTGAAAGCATCTTGAACTTCTGTATGCAGAATATCTTGAAGACTATCCCAGCTATGGCTATGGCCCAAACTATTCCGAATATTGTCCACCCAAGCGCTCCTCTCAGCGCTATAAGC
Protein-coding sequences here:
- the trpS gene encoding tryptophan--tRNA ligase; protein product: MEDKKTIFSGVQPSGALTIGNYLGAIKNWVQLQEEYDCYYCVVDMHAITVPQEPKDLRKNTLEILALYLACGLDPEKNTLFIQSHVSAHAELGWVLNTMTYMGQLNRMTQYKEKSQKSEQNLNAGLFTYPVLMAADILLYDADVVPVGEDQKQHLELARDLAERFNNRYSETFTVPEPFISEFGAKIMSLQEPGKKMSKSDEDPNAYILLLDDEATIKRKIKRAVTDSLGVVKYSDEQPGIKNLLTIYSKFTGEKIEEIERKYDGKGYGDFKEDLACIVADGLKPIREKVNYYMSNKSELEAIYAEGARKAERKAAKMLRKVYKKIGFIPKSF
- the grxC gene encoding glutaredoxin 3, with product MKKITLYTKDYCPYCKSAAALLEEKGVEFTELDVTNDQAELDKAIAISNCKTVPQLFVNGKFIGGFDDMKDLDDKKELDDILGVPCQGYC
- the trhA gene encoding PAQR family membrane homeostasis protein TrhA, which codes for MKEKRELTRSEEVMNAVSHGIGVLLGITALVVLLVSASQSGNAWHMVSYSIYGATLIFLYLASTLYHSMPKGRVKDVFKIIDHSAIFLLIAGCYTPITLIALRGALGWTIFGIVWAIAIAGIVFKIFCIQKFKMLSTVMYVAMGWIIVFAIKPLAELLSMKSMVFLVAGGLIYTIGAVFYSLKGLKYNHAIWHMFVLGGSACHFFTMFYMLPH